Proteins co-encoded in one Streptomyces roseochromogenus subsp. oscitans DS 12.976 genomic window:
- a CDS encoding ABC transporter ATP-binding protein: MSTPVAQHAPEGAVAARARGLTKAYGSGETAVIALDSVDVDIARGRFTAVMGPSGSGKSTLMHCLAGLDTVSAGQVWLGGTEITGLRERELTRLRRDRVGFMFQSFNLIPTLTAAENITLPMDIAGRKPDEQWLRQVIDTLGLRDRLKHRPAQLSGGQQQRVACARALASRPELIFADEPTGNLDSRAGLEVLGFLRGAVDDLGQTVVMVTHDPGAAAHSDLVLFLGDGRIVDAMERPTAGAVLERMHLFTGGHRQTPCFDVVRDRLGDDGTALED, translated from the coding sequence TTGTCCACACCTGTTGCTCAGCACGCGCCGGAAGGCGCCGTCGCGGCCCGCGCCCGCGGGCTCACCAAGGCGTACGGCTCCGGCGAGACGGCCGTCATCGCCCTGGACTCGGTGGACGTCGACATCGCGCGGGGCCGTTTCACCGCCGTGATGGGACCCTCGGGGTCCGGGAAGTCCACGCTCATGCACTGTCTGGCCGGGCTGGACACGGTGTCGGCCGGCCAGGTGTGGCTGGGCGGCACCGAGATCACCGGGCTGAGGGAACGGGAGCTGACCCGGCTCAGGCGCGACCGGGTCGGGTTCATGTTCCAGTCGTTCAACCTCATCCCGACGCTGACGGCCGCCGAGAACATCACCCTGCCCATGGACATCGCGGGTCGCAAGCCCGACGAGCAGTGGCTGCGGCAGGTCATCGACACGCTCGGCCTGCGCGACCGGCTGAAGCACCGGCCCGCCCAGCTCTCCGGCGGTCAGCAGCAGCGCGTCGCGTGCGCGCGGGCGCTGGCCTCCCGGCCGGAGCTGATCTTCGCCGACGAGCCGACCGGCAACCTCGACTCGCGGGCCGGCCTCGAGGTGCTGGGCTTCCTGCGCGGCGCGGTGGACGATCTCGGGCAGACGGTCGTCATGGTCACCCACGACCCCGGCGCAGCCGCCCATTCCGACCTGGTGCTCTTCCTGGGCGACGGGCGGATCGTGGACGCGATGGAACGGCCGACGGCGGGGGCCGTACTGGAACGCATGCACCTCTTTACCGGGGGGCACCGCCAGACCCCCTGCTTCGATGTCGTCCGGGACCGGCTCGGCGACGACGGCACCGCCCTGGAGGACTGA
- a CDS encoding class I SAM-dependent methyltransferase, which produces MRLLSSASGKVTGSPVHHPVFARCYARVSVRAETRLGVAGLRERLLAGLSGRVIEIGAGNGLNFAHYPGTVAEVVAIEPEPLLRQLALESALRAQVPVDVVPGAAEALPVKSEAFDAAVLSLVLCSVRDVPRALGEVRRVLKPGGQVRYFEHGLGGGRLMTLTQRTLDRTVWPTLTGGCHLSRQPVAALRAAGFALGPQRPVLLPEKGPALPTSYCTLGVAWRPQEPAER; this is translated from the coding sequence ATGCGATTGCTGTCCTCCGCCTCCGGCAAGGTGACGGGGAGTCCCGTCCACCATCCGGTTTTCGCGCGCTGCTACGCCCGCGTCAGCGTCCGCGCCGAGACCCGGCTGGGTGTGGCCGGGCTGCGGGAGCGGCTGCTCGCCGGGCTGTCGGGGCGGGTGATCGAGATCGGTGCGGGCAACGGGCTGAACTTCGCGCACTATCCGGGAACCGTCGCGGAGGTCGTCGCCATCGAACCGGAACCGCTGCTCAGGCAGTTGGCGCTGGAGTCGGCGCTGCGCGCCCAGGTGCCGGTCGACGTGGTCCCGGGCGCCGCCGAGGCGCTGCCGGTCAAGAGCGAGGCGTTCGACGCGGCGGTGCTGTCCCTGGTGCTGTGCAGCGTGCGGGACGTGCCACGGGCGCTCGGCGAGGTACGGCGCGTGCTCAAGCCGGGCGGCCAGGTGCGGTACTTCGAGCACGGGCTGGGCGGCGGCCGGCTGATGACGCTGACCCAGCGCACCCTGGACCGGACGGTGTGGCCCACGCTGACCGGCGGCTGCCATCTGTCCCGGCAGCCGGTGGCGGCGCTGCGCGCGGCCGGGTTCGCCCTCGGCCCCCAGCGACCGGTGCTGTTGCCGGAGAAGGGGCCGGCGCTGCCGACCTCGTACTGCACGCTCGGGGTCGCCTGGCGGCCGCAGGAGCCGGCCGAGCGCTGA
- the bioD gene encoding dethiobiotin synthase, with the protein MPVLVITGTGTEVGKTVTTAAVAAAALAAGRSVAVLKAAQTGVRPDERGDADEVARLAGPVTATELARFPEPLAPGTAARRAGMAPVHPHEVAERAAKLAAEHDLVLVEGAGGLLVRFDAAGGTLADAAGLLGAPVLVVASAGLGTLNTTELTARELRCRELELAGVVIGSWPDSPDLATRCNVADLPEVAGAPLLGAIPSGAGGLSPAGFRTAARGWLAPRLDGTWDAEAFRTRETP; encoded by the coding sequence ATGCCGGTACTGGTGATCACGGGGACGGGCACGGAGGTCGGCAAGACCGTCACCACCGCCGCCGTCGCCGCCGCCGCGCTCGCGGCCGGACGTTCGGTGGCCGTGCTGAAAGCCGCCCAGACGGGGGTGCGACCGGACGAGCGCGGGGACGCCGACGAGGTCGCGCGGCTCGCGGGTCCGGTCACCGCCACCGAACTCGCCCGCTTTCCCGAGCCGTTGGCGCCCGGCACGGCGGCCCGGCGGGCGGGCATGGCCCCGGTACACCCGCACGAGGTGGCCGAGCGGGCGGCCAAGCTGGCCGCCGAGCACGATCTGGTGCTGGTGGAGGGGGCGGGCGGGCTGCTCGTCCGCTTCGACGCGGCCGGCGGCACGCTGGCCGACGCGGCGGGGCTGCTGGGCGCGCCGGTGCTGGTCGTGGCCTCGGCCGGGCTCGGCACCCTGAACACCACGGAGCTGACGGCGCGCGAACTGCGGTGCCGGGAGCTGGAGTTGGCAGGCGTGGTCATCGGCAGCTGGCCCGACTCCCCCGATCTGGCCACCCGCTGCAACGTCGCGGATCTGCCGGAGGTGGCGGGAGCGCCTCTCCTCGGTGCGATTCCCTCCGGGGCGGGCGGTCTGTCACCGGCCGGCTTCCGCACGGCGGCGCGCGGCTGGCTCGCACCCCGACTGGACGGGACGTGGGACGCGGAGGCGTTCCGTACGCGGGAGACGCCCTGA
- a CDS encoding adenosylmethionine--8-amino-7-oxononanoate transaminase, whose product MPDLPGLSVPELLELDRRHVWHPYGPMPGRTAPLVVESASGVRLKLRRADGAEDEVVDGMSSWWSAIHGYNHPVLNEAAHEQLGRMSHVMFGGLTHEPAVRLAKHLVDMSPEGLEHVFLADSGSVSVEVAVKMCLQYWRSLGRSGKQRLLTWRGGYHGDTWQPMSVCDPEGGMHGLWSGVLPRQVFADAPPTEYEEAYADRLRELIGRHAHELAAVIVEPVVQGAGGMRFHSPTYLRVLREACDAHDVLLVFDEIATGFGRTGALFAAEHAGVTPDVMCVGKALTGGYLTLAATLCTARIAEGISRGEVPVLAHGPTFMGNPLAAAVACASIELLLGQDWRAEVKRIEAGLWEGLSPARELPGVRDVRVLGAIGVVQLDHEVDMAAATAAAVREGVWLRPFRDLVYTMPPYITPDEDVARITRAVCAAARRG is encoded by the coding sequence ATGCCTGACCTGCCCGGCCTGAGCGTGCCCGAGCTGCTGGAGCTGGACCGGCGGCATGTGTGGCATCCGTACGGCCCGATGCCCGGCCGTACCGCACCGCTGGTCGTGGAGTCGGCCAGCGGGGTGCGTCTGAAACTGCGGCGGGCCGACGGAGCCGAGGACGAAGTCGTGGACGGCATGTCGTCCTGGTGGTCGGCGATCCACGGCTACAACCACCCGGTCCTCAACGAGGCGGCGCACGAACAGCTCGGACGGATGAGCCATGTGATGTTCGGCGGGCTCACGCACGAGCCCGCCGTACGGCTCGCGAAGCACCTTGTCGACATGTCACCAGAGGGACTTGAGCATGTGTTCCTGGCCGATTCCGGTTCGGTGTCGGTCGAGGTCGCGGTGAAGATGTGCCTGCAGTACTGGCGCTCGCTCGGCCGGTCCGGCAAGCAGCGGCTGCTGACCTGGCGGGGCGGCTACCACGGCGACACCTGGCAGCCGATGTCGGTGTGCGACCCGGAGGGCGGGATGCACGGGCTGTGGTCCGGTGTGCTGCCGCGCCAGGTGTTCGCCGACGCGCCGCCCACGGAGTACGAGGAGGCGTACGCGGACCGGCTGCGAGAGCTGATCGGGCGGCACGCGCACGAGCTGGCCGCGGTGATCGTGGAACCGGTCGTGCAGGGCGCGGGCGGGATGCGCTTCCACTCCCCCACGTATCTGCGGGTTCTGCGCGAGGCGTGCGACGCGCACGACGTGCTGCTGGTGTTCGACGAGATCGCCACCGGCTTCGGCCGCACCGGCGCCCTGTTCGCGGCGGAGCACGCGGGTGTCACCCCGGATGTGATGTGCGTGGGCAAGGCGCTGACCGGCGGCTATCTCACACTGGCGGCCACGCTGTGCACCGCGCGGATCGCCGAGGGCATCTCGCGGGGCGAGGTACCGGTGCTCGCGCACGGCCCGACGTTCATGGGCAACCCGCTGGCGGCGGCCGTGGCCTGCGCGTCCATCGAGCTGCTCCTCGGGCAGGACTGGCGGGCGGAGGTCAAGCGGATCGAGGCGGGCCTGTGGGAGGGGCTGTCGCCGGCTCGCGAGCTGCCGGGCGTCCGCGATGTCCGCGTCCTCGGGGCGATCGGCGTCGTCCAGCTCGACCACGAGGTGGACATGGCCGCGGCCACCGCGGCCGCCGTGCGGGAAGGCGTCTGGCTGCGCCCGTTCCGCGACCTGGTCTACACGATGCCGCCGTACATCACCCCGGACGAGGACGTGGCACGGATCACGCGCGCGGTGTGCGCCGCGGCGCGGAGGGGATGA
- the bioB gene encoding biotin synthase BioB: MDLLKTLVDKGLRRELPTREEALAVLATSDDDVLDVVAAAGKVRRHWFGRRVKLNYLVNLKSGLCPEDCSYCSQRLGSKAEILKYTWLKPDEASQAAAAGLAGGAKRVCLVASGRGPTDRDVDRVSETIKTIKEQNEQVEVCACLGLLSDGQAERLREAGADAYNHNLNTSESTYGDITTTHTYADRVDTVNKAHAAGLSACSGLIAGMGESDEDLVDVVFSLRELDPDSVPVNFLIPFEGTPLAKEWNLTPQRCLRILAMVRFVCPDVEVRIAGGREVHLRTMQPLALHLANSIFLGDYLTSEGQAGKADLEMIADAGFQVEGAGEVTLPEHRVEASGGCGSHASAGCGSGSGSGCGSHEGADVCGTTAAPAAQEARTDLVAVRRRGAGTDLAPNA, encoded by the coding sequence ATGGACCTGCTGAAGACGCTGGTGGACAAGGGGCTGCGGCGTGAGCTGCCGACCCGCGAGGAAGCGCTCGCCGTGCTGGCCACCTCCGACGACGATGTGCTCGATGTGGTGGCCGCGGCCGGAAAGGTGCGCCGGCACTGGTTCGGGCGACGGGTGAAACTCAACTATCTCGTCAACCTCAAGTCGGGCCTGTGCCCGGAGGACTGTTCCTACTGTTCCCAGCGGCTCGGCTCGAAGGCCGAGATCCTGAAGTACACCTGGCTGAAGCCCGACGAGGCCTCCCAGGCGGCCGCCGCGGGTCTCGCCGGCGGCGCCAAGCGGGTCTGCCTGGTGGCGAGCGGACGCGGCCCGACGGACCGGGACGTGGACCGGGTCTCGGAGACCATCAAGACGATCAAGGAGCAGAACGAGCAGGTCGAGGTGTGTGCGTGCCTCGGTCTGCTCTCCGACGGCCAGGCCGAGCGGCTGCGCGAGGCGGGCGCGGACGCCTACAACCACAACCTCAACACCTCGGAGTCCACGTACGGGGACATCACCACCACCCACACCTACGCCGACCGGGTGGACACGGTGAACAAGGCGCACGCGGCCGGCCTGTCCGCCTGCTCCGGTCTGATCGCGGGCATGGGCGAGAGCGACGAGGACCTGGTCGACGTGGTTTTCTCGCTGCGCGAGCTGGACCCGGACTCGGTGCCGGTCAACTTCCTCATCCCGTTCGAGGGCACCCCGCTGGCCAAGGAGTGGAACCTCACCCCGCAGCGCTGTCTGCGGATCCTCGCGATGGTCCGGTTCGTCTGCCCGGACGTGGAGGTCCGCATCGCGGGCGGCCGTGAGGTCCATCTGCGCACGATGCAGCCGCTCGCGCTGCACCTCGCCAACTCGATCTTCCTGGGCGACTACCTGACCAGCGAGGGCCAGGCCGGCAAGGCGGACCTGGAGATGATCGCCGACGCCGGGTTCCAGGTGGAGGGCGCCGGCGAGGTGACGCTGCCGGAGCACCGGGTCGAGGCGTCGGGCGGCTGTGGGTCGCACGCGAGCGCCGGGTGCGGATCCGGATCCGGATCCGGCTGTGGCTCGCACGAGGGGGCCGACGTGTGCGGTACGACGGCCGCGCCGGCCGCTCAGGAGGCGCGCACCGACCTCGTCGCCGTCCGCCGCCGGGGCGCCGGAACGGACCTCGCGCCCAATGCCTGA
- a CDS encoding aminotransferase class I/II-fold pyridoxal phosphate-dependent enzyme has product MAFGWIDEQAEARRRAGLVRTLRPRPADSPLLDLASNDYLGLARHPEVTEGAARAARLWGGGSTGSRLVTGTTELHTELERELAAFCGFEAALVFSSGYAANLAAVTALAPHGSLIVSDAGNHASLIDGCRLARGERQVVGHADPEAVRKALATHQGPAIVVSDTVFSVDGDRAPLEALAGACREHGAGLVVDDAHGLGVLGDGGRGAPYAAG; this is encoded by the coding sequence ATGGCGTTCGGCTGGATCGACGAGCAGGCCGAGGCGCGCCGCCGCGCCGGACTCGTACGCACCCTGCGTCCCCGCCCCGCCGACTCGCCCCTGCTGGACCTGGCGAGCAACGACTACCTCGGTCTCGCCCGCCACCCCGAGGTCACCGAGGGGGCGGCCCGGGCCGCCCGGCTCTGGGGCGGCGGCTCCACCGGCTCCCGGCTGGTCACCGGCACCACCGAGCTGCACACCGAGCTGGAGCGCGAACTCGCCGCCTTCTGCGGCTTCGAGGCCGCGCTGGTCTTCTCCTCCGGGTACGCCGCCAACCTGGCCGCGGTCACCGCGCTGGCCCCGCACGGTTCGCTGATCGTCTCCGACGCAGGCAACCACGCCTCCCTCATCGACGGCTGCCGGCTCGCCCGCGGCGAGAGGCAGGTCGTCGGGCACGCCGACCCGGAGGCGGTGCGCAAAGCCCTGGCCACTCATCAGGGGCCGGCGATCGTCGTCTCCGACACCGTGTTCTCTGTCGACGGCGACCGGGCCCCGCTCGAGGCGCTGGCCGGGGCGTGCCGGGAGCACGGCGCGGGGCTGGTCGTGGACGACGCGCACGGTCTCGGGGTGCTGGGCGACGGCGGCCGGGGCGCGCCGTACGCGGCCGGG
- a CDS encoding aminotransferase class I/II-fold pyridoxal phosphate-dependent enzyme, which produces VATELHTRLTAAGLEAVRPDAAVVSVRAPSPEQAVRWAADCRGAGLAVGCFRPPSVPDGISRLRLTARADLSGAEIERAVRVIGETRP; this is translated from the coding sequence CGGTGGCCACGGAACTGCACACACGGCTGACCGCCGCGGGTCTGGAAGCGGTGCGTCCGGACGCCGCGGTGGTCTCCGTGCGGGCTCCGTCCCCGGAGCAGGCGGTGCGCTGGGCGGCCGACTGCCGCGGCGCGGGGCTGGCCGTGGGCTGTTTCCGTCCTCCTTCCGTGCCCGACGGCATCTCACGGCTGCGGCTGACCGCCCGGGCGGACCTGTCCGGGGCGGAGATCGAACGCGCTGTACGGGTGATCGGAGAAACGCGACCATGA
- a CDS encoding DUF397 domain-containing protein encodes MSALPRNVPASTDLHDVRWLRSSYSTGANNCVETARPHSGPWAGLLAVRDSKSPAGPAVLFSARSWAGFLTAL; translated from the coding sequence ATGTCAGCACTGCCTCGGAACGTCCCTGCCAGTACCGATCTGCACGACGTGCGCTGGCTGCGCAGCAGCTACAGCACGGGAGCCAACAACTGCGTCGAGACGGCCCGGCCGCACTCCGGCCCCTGGGCCGGACTGCTCGCCGTGCGCGACTCCAAGAGCCCCGCCGGACCCGCGGTGCTCTTCTCCGCCCGGAGCTGGGCGGGGTTCCTCACCGCGCTCTGA
- a CDS encoding helix-turn-helix domain-containing protein, with the protein MQNGPAVRRRKLGAELRTLRTGAGLTSGEAARLVGWHQSKVSRIETGASGAKPADVRLLLDAYGVRDAQLRELLLMLAGSEEAGDRHRWWHAYRGVLPPTYRDFISLESQASAMRTLETTVVPGLLQTPEYARAVTRAAVTDLDDERLDTLVEVRLARQDVLRTERPLRLSAVLDEAVLRREIGGPEVMGRQLERLMDAARLPQVRLQILPFGAGAHVGLTGPFVIFSFPSTSDLDVVVLDQLTSSLYLERKEDLMAYSEAFDTLRMHALSPEESLDYIAGIGDGA; encoded by the coding sequence ATGCAGAACGGGCCGGCGGTGCGGCGCCGCAAACTGGGTGCCGAATTGCGCACGCTGCGTACCGGTGCTGGGCTCACGAGCGGTGAGGCGGCCCGGCTGGTCGGCTGGCACCAGTCGAAGGTGAGCCGTATCGAGACGGGTGCCAGCGGCGCGAAACCAGCCGACGTGCGGTTACTCCTGGACGCCTACGGGGTGCGGGACGCGCAGCTGCGCGAGCTGCTGCTGATGCTGGCGGGCTCCGAGGAAGCGGGCGACCGGCACCGCTGGTGGCACGCCTACCGCGGGGTGCTGCCGCCCACCTACCGGGACTTCATCAGCCTGGAGTCGCAGGCCAGCGCGATGCGCACCCTGGAGACCACGGTCGTACCCGGACTGCTCCAGACGCCCGAGTACGCCCGCGCGGTGACCCGGGCGGCCGTGACGGATCTGGACGACGAACGCCTGGACACGCTGGTGGAGGTACGGCTGGCCCGGCAGGACGTGCTGCGCACCGAACGGCCGCTCAGGCTGAGCGCGGTGCTGGACGAGGCGGTGCTGCGGCGCGAGATCGGCGGCCCCGAGGTGATGGGCCGGCAGCTGGAACGGCTGATGGACGCGGCCCGGCTGCCCCAAGTCCGGCTGCAGATCCTGCCGTTCGGCGCCGGAGCGCATGTCGGCCTCACCGGACCTTTCGTTATCTTCTCATTTCCGAGCACTTCTGATCTGGACGTGGTTGTTCTCGACCAGTTGACGAGTAGCCTCTACCTGGAGCGGAAAGAAGACCTCATGGCCTACTCAGAGGCCTTCGACACCCTTCGGATGCACGCCCTTTCACCCGAGGAATCGTTGGATTACATCGCCGGGATAGGTGACGGCGCGTAA
- a CDS encoding ATP-binding protein, whose product MADHLEASVTLPSDPASVSAARSYVVGTLAEWGLPSDTDVADTVRLIVSELATNAVQHTLGQSPTFTVDIALDRDEHLRIGVTDSHPRFPKRLPAAVQQDNGRGMVIIRFLTAECGGKLRVRPTREGGKTVSIELPWTSPAETVP is encoded by the coding sequence ATGGCAGACCACCTGGAAGCATCCGTCACTCTGCCGAGCGATCCAGCCTCGGTCTCCGCCGCCCGTTCCTACGTCGTCGGCACGCTCGCGGAGTGGGGCCTGCCGTCGGACACCGACGTGGCCGACACCGTGCGGCTCATCGTCTCCGAACTCGCCACGAACGCCGTACAGCACACCCTCGGGCAGTCACCCACCTTCACGGTCGACATCGCGCTGGACCGTGACGAACATCTGCGCATCGGTGTCACGGACAGTCACCCGCGCTTTCCGAAGAGACTGCCCGCCGCCGTCCAGCAGGACAACGGCCGCGGCATGGTCATCATCCGCTTTCTCACCGCCGAGTGCGGCGGCAAACTCCGCGTCCGCCCCACCCGCGAGGGCGGCAAGACGGTGTCGATCGAACTCCCGTGGACGTCTCCGGCGGAGACGGTGCCGTAG
- a CDS encoding C40 family peptidase: protein MTALNRVPSLMARAGTASALTLAAVGGSITVPGLAQDASAATLESKALQVAASKEGSPYQWGATGPHRFDCSGLTLYSFKKAGKSLPRTAAAQYNKSHHISAGSRRAGDLVFFHSGSYVYHVGIYAGHGKIWHAPKTGDVVRLQKIWTSSVWYGRIN from the coding sequence ATGACTGCGCTCAATCGTGTCCCGTCGCTCATGGCCCGGGCCGGTACGGCCTCGGCACTCACCCTCGCCGCCGTCGGCGGCTCGATCACGGTCCCCGGTCTCGCCCAGGACGCCTCGGCCGCGACCCTCGAGTCGAAAGCACTGCAGGTCGCGGCCTCCAAGGAGGGGTCGCCGTACCAATGGGGGGCCACCGGGCCGCACAGGTTCGACTGCTCGGGGCTGACGCTCTACTCGTTCAAGAAGGCGGGCAAGAGCCTGCCGCGCACCGCCGCCGCGCAGTACAACAAGTCACACCACATCTCCGCCGGCAGCCGCAGGGCCGGTGACCTGGTGTTCTTCCACTCGGGCTCGTACGTCTACCACGTCGGTATCTACGCCGGCCACGGGAAGATCTGGCACGCGCCGAAGACCGGGGACGTGGTGCGGCTCCAGAAGATCTGGACCTCGAGCGTCTGGTACGGCCGGATCAACTGA
- a CDS encoding ATP-dependent Clp protease proteolytic subunit, producing MSHAFARHVLPEFTERTSSGVRTLDPYGKLFEDRIVFLGTALDDAAANDVMAQFMYLEHAAPERDITLYVNSPGGTFSALTAVYDTMRYVSCDVSTYCLGQAASHAALLLAAGTPGKRFTLPGARMVIEQPRLPEPVEGQPSDLLIEAEELARVRALTEDILVRHTGRAAEEVHRDLERDLVLNASAAVAYGLVDGIVPGRRSMPGAPGAK from the coding sequence ATGTCCCATGCTTTCGCCCGTCATGTCCTGCCCGAGTTCACCGAGCGCACCAGCAGCGGCGTGCGCACGCTCGACCCCTACGGCAAGCTCTTCGAGGACCGGATCGTCTTCCTCGGCACCGCGCTCGACGACGCGGCCGCGAACGACGTGATGGCCCAGTTCATGTACCTCGAACACGCGGCCCCGGAGCGGGACATCACGCTGTACGTCAACTCCCCCGGCGGTACGTTCAGCGCGCTGACGGCCGTCTACGACACGATGCGTTACGTCAGTTGCGATGTGTCGACGTACTGCCTGGGCCAGGCCGCGTCCCACGCCGCGCTGCTGCTCGCGGCCGGCACGCCGGGCAAGCGGTTCACCCTGCCCGGCGCGCGCATGGTGATCGAGCAACCGCGACTCCCCGAGCCGGTGGAGGGCCAGCCCAGCGACCTGCTCATCGAGGCCGAGGAGCTGGCCCGGGTGCGCGCACTGACGGAGGACATACTCGTACGGCACACCGGGCGCGCGGCGGAGGAGGTACACCGGGATCTGGAGCGGGACTTGGTCCTGAACGCCTCCGCGGCGGTGGCCTACGGCCTGGTGGACGGCATCGTGCCCGGCCGGCGGAGCATGCCCGGCGCACCGGGCGCGAAGTGA
- a CDS encoding type II toxin-antitoxin system Phd/YefM family antitoxin — MAYEIPVTQARAELADLINRVVYGGERVVVTRHGKPLVALVSAADLERLDALDEPAGEQVVSSVSGVREIGSAPREQQRFGIAAEHRGHGVAAEHRGPGVAAEHRGPGVS; from the coding sequence ATGGCCTACGAAATTCCGGTGACGCAAGCCAGGGCTGAGCTCGCCGACCTGATCAACCGGGTGGTGTACGGCGGTGAGCGCGTCGTCGTGACACGGCATGGCAAGCCGCTGGTCGCGCTGGTCTCGGCCGCCGATCTGGAGCGGCTGGACGCCCTCGACGAGCCGGCCGGGGAGCAGGTCGTCAGCTCGGTCTCGGGGGTCCGTGAGATCGGTTCCGCCCCGCGCGAACAGCAGCGGTTCGGGATCGCCGCGGAGCATCGCGGTCACGGTGTCGCGGCCGAACACCGCGGTCCGGGCGTGGCCGCCGAGCATCGCGGCCCCGGCGTGTCATGA
- a CDS encoding urease subunit gamma: MQLTPHEQERLLIHVAADVAEKRRARGLRLNHPEAVALITSHILEGARDGRTVSELMSSGRKLLTRDDVMGGVPEMIHDVQVEATFPDGTKLVTVHEPII, from the coding sequence GTGCAACTGACCCCGCATGAGCAAGAGAGGCTGCTCATCCATGTGGCGGCCGACGTCGCCGAGAAGCGCCGGGCCCGCGGGCTGAGGCTCAACCACCCGGAAGCGGTCGCCCTCATCACGTCGCACATCCTCGAAGGAGCCCGTGACGGCCGTACCGTCTCCGAGCTGATGTCCTCCGGCCGCAAGCTCCTCACCAGGGACGACGTCATGGGCGGGGTCCCGGAGATGATCCACGACGTCCAGGTCGAGGCCACCTTCCCGGACGGCACCAAGCTCGTCACCGTCCACGAGCCGATCATCTGA
- a CDS encoding urease subunit beta: MIPGEILFADDPVHVNAGREITRLTVLNAADRPVQVGSHYHFAEANPGLEFDRAAARGKRLNVAAGTAVRFEPGIPVDVELVPLAGARIVPGLRGETGGALDA; this comes from the coding sequence ATGATTCCCGGAGAGATCCTGTTCGCGGACGACCCTGTCCACGTCAACGCCGGCCGTGAGATCACCCGGCTGACCGTGCTCAACGCCGCCGACCGGCCGGTCCAGGTCGGCTCCCACTACCACTTCGCCGAGGCCAACCCCGGCCTGGAGTTCGACCGCGCCGCGGCCCGCGGCAAGCGGCTGAACGTCGCCGCCGGTACCGCCGTGCGCTTCGAGCCCGGCATCCCCGTCGACGTCGAACTCGTGCCCCTCGCCGGTGCCCGGATCGTGCCGGGCCTGCGCGGCGAGACCGGAGGTGCCCTCGATGCCTGA